In a single window of the Carassius auratus strain Wakin unplaced genomic scaffold, ASM336829v1 scaf_tig00016366, whole genome shotgun sequence genome:
- the LOC113075095 gene encoding phosphoglycerate mutase 1-like isoform X1, which yields MAAYKLVLIRHGESCWNQENRFCGWFDADLSDTGAEEAKRGGQALKDAGYEFDICYTSVLKRAIRTLWLVLDSIDQMWLPVHRTWRLNERHYGGLTGLNKAETAAKHGEAQVKIWRRSYDIPPPPMDPEHDFYTAISKDRRYGDLTEDQLPSCESLKDTIARALPFWNEEIVPQIKEGKRVLIAAHGNSLRGIVKHLEGMSEEAIMELNLPTGIPILYELDKNLKPVKPMQFLGDEETVRKAMEAVAAQGKAKK from the exons ATGGCCGCGTACAAGCTGGTGCTGATCCGCCACGGAGAGAGCTGCTGGAACCAGGAGAACCGCTTCTGCGGCTGGTTCGACGCCGATCTGAGCGACACCGGAGCCGAGGAGGCCAAGAGGGGCGGCCAGGCGCTGAAAG aTGCGGGGTATGAGTTTGACATCTGCTACACGTCTGTGCTGAAGCGTGCCATCAGGACCCTGTGGCTGGTGCTGGACAGCATCGATCAGATGTGGCTGCCCGTGCATCGCACCTGGCGTCTGAACGAGCGCCACTACGGCGGCCTGACGGGCCTCAACAAAGCAGAGACGGCGGCCAAACACGGCGAGGCGCAAGTGAAGATCTGGAGACGCTCCTACGACATCCCACCTCCGCCCATGGACCCCGAGCACGACTTCTACACCGCCATCAGCAAG GACCGCCGCTACGGAGACCTGACGGAGGACCAGCTGCCCTCGTGTGAGAGCCTGAAGGACACCATCGCTCGAGCGCTGCCCTTCTGGAACGAGGAAATCGTTCCTCAGATCAAGGAGGGCAAGAGGGTCCTCATCGCCGCTCACGGGAACAGCCTGCGAGGAATCGTCAAACACCTGGAGG GTATGTCGGAGGAGGCGATTATGGAGCTGAATCTGCCCACAGGAATCCCCATCCTTTACGAGCTGGACAAGAACCTGAAGCCGGTGAAGCCCATGCAGTTCCTGGGAGATGAAGAGACGGTCCGCAAAGCCATGGAGGCCGTCGCCGCTCAGGGCAAAGCCAAGAAGTAG
- the LOC113075095 gene encoding phosphoglycerate mutase 1-like isoform X2 — translation MLIICICLCCVQNEANAVFSLSPVDAGYEFDICYTSVLKRAIRTLWLVLDSIDQMWLPVHRTWRLNERHYGGLTGLNKAETAAKHGEAQVKIWRRSYDIPPPPMDPEHDFYTAISKDRRYGDLTEDQLPSCESLKDTIARALPFWNEEIVPQIKEGKRVLIAAHGNSLRGIVKHLEGMSEEAIMELNLPTGIPILYELDKNLKPVKPMQFLGDEETVRKAMEAVAAQGKAKK, via the exons ATGCTCATTATTTGTATATGCTTATGCTG TGTGCAGAATGAAGCAAatgctgttttctctctctctcctgtagaTGCGGGGTATGAGTTTGACATCTGCTACACGTCTGTGCTGAAGCGTGCCATCAGGACCCTGTGGCTGGTGCTGGACAGCATCGATCAGATGTGGCTGCCCGTGCATCGCACCTGGCGTCTGAACGAGCGCCACTACGGCGGCCTGACGGGCCTCAACAAAGCAGAGACGGCGGCCAAACACGGCGAGGCGCAAGTGAAGATCTGGAGACGCTCCTACGACATCCCACCTCCGCCCATGGACCCCGAGCACGACTTCTACACCGCCATCAGCAAG GACCGCCGCTACGGAGACCTGACGGAGGACCAGCTGCCCTCGTGTGAGAGCCTGAAGGACACCATCGCTCGAGCGCTGCCCTTCTGGAACGAGGAAATCGTTCCTCAGATCAAGGAGGGCAAGAGGGTCCTCATCGCCGCTCACGGGAACAGCCTGCGAGGAATCGTCAAACACCTGGAGG GTATGTCGGAGGAGGCGATTATGGAGCTGAATCTGCCCACAGGAATCCCCATCCTTTACGAGCTGGACAAGAACCTGAAGCCGGTGAAGCCCATGCAGTTCCTGGGAGATGAAGAGACGGTCCGCAAAGCCATGGAGGCCGTCGCCGCTCAGGGCAAAGCCAAGAAGTAG
- the LOC113075092 gene encoding LOW QUALITY PROTEIN: lysine-rich nucleolar protein 1-like (The sequence of the model RefSeq protein was modified relative to this genomic sequence to represent the inferred CDS: inserted 1 base in 1 codon) — translation MAVDRATKEKKKKXKVKLEDVQDKGLTAFHDVSVQTVVKKEEPLIINIRDGEKQESDAAEKKKKKKKKMKEEVEANSPVCCNAAVQTTVKPESSDINISDAPEKTKKKKKKKIKEEAEQIQEEVIVSVDGDHLVSKKKKAKKQGYEEEVEGVKKKKKKKEVEVEEEEADLGHSVELVKKKKKKRKIDDVAEQEQNTELADGQIKKKRKKQKEADACEVVEQKVKKKKKKSSAEEEPDEIGSNQKAEKKKKKLKKKLKSVDEGESHPHTNGAQERSSDKKMKKKKKIRARTDDVIEIQEEPTGKKGRKEDRNKTPEKMKKKKPKEEHHETVVERANKASDVVFLSAKPGNQDEVSIDQARRLALQRDIDQESQPKPNLGQWGTAQFDSSDRQAKFLRLMGGFKKSSQPLSGSSGQASMALGKEGQQTLQQGLLGEFERAQSRRMDFRNKGAGLGFAAPSNKKFAIDANARNSVRFDD, via the exons ATGGCAGTGGACAGGGCGaccaaggagaagaagaaaa aaaaagtaaagttGGAGGATGTTCAGGATAAAGGCTTGACAGCGTTTCATGATGTGTCCGTCCAGACTGTTGTTAAAAAAGAAGAACCACTGATCATAAACATCAGAGATGGAGAGAAGCAGGAGAGCGATGCagctgagaagaagaaaaagaagaaaaagaaaatgaaggagGAAGTGGAAGCGAACAGCCCTGTGTGTTGCAATGCAGCCGTTCAGACGACCGTCAAACCAGAGAGCTCCGATATAAACATCAGCGACGCTCCTGAGAagaccaagaagaagaagaagaagaagataaagGAGGAAGCAGAACAGATCCAAGAGGAAGTGATCGTCAGTGTGGATGGAGATCATTTAGTGTCCAAGAAAAAGAAAGCCAAGAAACAAGGGTATGAAGAAGAGGTGGAaggtgtaaaaaagaaaaagaagaaaaaagaggtAGAGGTCGAAGAAGAAGAGGCTGATTTAGGACACAGTGTGGAGCTggtcaaaaagaagaaaaagaagagaaaaatcgATGATGTGGCCGAACAAGAGCAAAATACAGAACTGGCAGATGGACAgataaagaagaaaagaaaaaaacagaaagaagcaGATGCGTGTGAAGTGGTGGAGCAAAaggtgaagaaaaagaagaagaaatcttCAGCAGAAGAGGAGCCCGATGAGATCGGATCGAATCAAAAGgcggagaaaaaaaagaaaaagctgaaGAAGAAATTAAAAAGCGTGGATGAAGGTGAGAGTCATCCTCACACCAACGGAGCACAGGAGAGATCATCAGacaagaagatgaagaagaagaagaaaatcagGGCGAGGACTGATGATGTCATCGAGATCCAGGAGGAGCCGACGGGAAAGAAGGGGAGGAAAGAGGACAGAAACAAAACCcctgaaaaaatgaaaaagaaaaaacctaAAGAGGAGCATCATGAGACCGTCGTGGAGAGAGCAAATAAAGCG TCTGATGTCGTGTTCCTGTCAGCGAAGCCTGGAAACCAGGATGAGGTTTCTATAGATCAG GCCCGCAGACTCGCCCTACAGAGGGACATTGACCAGGAATCACAGCCGAAGCCG AATCTTGGCCAGTGGGGCACGGCACAGTTCGACAGCTCTGACAGACAAGCCAAGTTCCTGCGCTTGATGGGCGGCTTTAAAAAGAGCAGCCAGCCCCTCTCAGGATCCTCCGGCCAGGCCAGCATGGCGCTGGGGAAAGAAGGCCAACAGACTTTGCAGCAAGGCCTTCTGGGAGAGTTTGAGCGTGCACAGAGCCGCCGTATGGACTTCAGGAATAAAGGAGCCGGATTGGGGTTTGCAGCGCCGTCCAATAAGAAGTTTGCTATTGATGCGAACGCAAGGAACTCCGTGCGATTCGATGACTGA
- the LOC113075094 gene encoding exosome complex component CSL4-like isoform X2, translating to MSPMKLCVPGERLCSTEDCIPGNGTYLRHGSIFASLAGYVLRKNEGEELPVISVVRETEAQLLPDVGAIVTCKVTSINPRFAKVHILYVGSTPLKDRFRGTIRREDVRATEKDKVETYKSFRPGDIVLAKVISLGDVQSNYLLTTAENELGVVVAHSEAGAQMVPISWCEMQCPRTHAKEFRKVARVQPEYLQA from the exons ATGTCGCCCATGAAGCTGTGTGTTCCAG GTGAAAGGCTCTGCAGCACGGAGGACTGTATTCCCGGGAACGGCACGTATCTGCGGCACGGCTCCATCTTCGCTTCGCTCGCGGGATACGTGCTGAGGAAGAACGAGGGAGAGGAG CTCCCGGTGATTTCAGTCGTAAGGGAGACAGAAGCACAGCTTTTGCCTGACGTCGGTGCCATTGTCACCTGTAAG GTGACGAGTATCAACCCACGATTTGCGAAAGTCCACATCTTATACGTGGGGTCGACTCCGCTTAAAGACAGGTTTAGAGGCACGATCAG AAGAGAAGACGTGAGAGCGACGGAGAAAGACAAG GTGGAGACGTACAAAAGCTTCAGGCCAGGCGATATTGTCCTTGCAAAAGTG ATCTCTTTGGGTGACGTGCAGTCGAACTATCTGCTGACCACAGCAGAGAACGAGTTGGGTGTAGTGGTGGCCCACAGCGAGGCGG GCGCTCAGATGGTGCCCATCAGCTGGTGTGAGATGCAGTGTCCACGTACACATGCCAAAGAGTTTCGCAAGGTCGCGCGGGTACAGCCGGAGTACCTGCAGGCCTGA
- the LOC113075094 gene encoding exosome complex component CSL4-like isoform X1, which translates to MSPMKLCVPVHAGERLCSTEDCIPGNGTYLRHGSIFASLAGYVLRKNEGEELPVISVVRETEAQLLPDVGAIVTCKVTSINPRFAKVHILYVGSTPLKDRFRGTIRREDVRATEKDKVETYKSFRPGDIVLAKVISLGDVQSNYLLTTAENELGVVVAHSEAGAQMVPISWCEMQCPRTHAKEFRKVARVQPEYLQA; encoded by the exons ATGTCGCCCATGAAGCTGTGTGTTCCAG TTCACGCAGGTGAAAGGCTCTGCAGCACGGAGGACTGTATTCCCGGGAACGGCACGTATCTGCGGCACGGCTCCATCTTCGCTTCGCTCGCGGGATACGTGCTGAGGAAGAACGAGGGAGAGGAG CTCCCGGTGATTTCAGTCGTAAGGGAGACAGAAGCACAGCTTTTGCCTGACGTCGGTGCCATTGTCACCTGTAAG GTGACGAGTATCAACCCACGATTTGCGAAAGTCCACATCTTATACGTGGGGTCGACTCCGCTTAAAGACAGGTTTAGAGGCACGATCAG AAGAGAAGACGTGAGAGCGACGGAGAAAGACAAG GTGGAGACGTACAAAAGCTTCAGGCCAGGCGATATTGTCCTTGCAAAAGTG ATCTCTTTGGGTGACGTGCAGTCGAACTATCTGCTGACCACAGCAGAGAACGAGTTGGGTGTAGTGGTGGCCCACAGCGAGGCGG GCGCTCAGATGGTGCCCATCAGCTGGTGTGAGATGCAGTGTCCACGTACACATGCCAAAGAGTTTCGCAAGGTCGCGCGGGTACAGCCGGAGTACCTGCAGGCCTGA